The genomic window AGAATAGATCGTTAATTTGCTTTCATTTCCGAATAAACGAATCCCTGAATACCCTGACCAATCCCCATTGATCGTTGTCCCATCAGGATAAACGACTTCTTGGGTTTCATAGAGTAAACGATCATTCAAATATGCTCGGATCGAGGTTCCTTCATATCTAAGCAGCAACTTATAGGTCTGTCCAGAAATCAGTGTCGGACCTTTGATCGATGTCACCCATTTCCCACCAGGCTGTCCCAACTGCCATTCACCCTCACGCATATAGGCGAAAGATTGCCAGTTCGATGTTGCTTGGTGATCGCCACGAAAGACTAGGCCAAAATTGGTTTGTCCTTCATATAAAAATGTGTATTCTAAATCGCCTGAATTGCGAACACCAGCATCTAATAACAGCGAGACGGACTCAAATTGTTGATTGATTTTCTGATTTGCGATCTGCAATCCATTCCCATTGGCATGTTTCTCTGCTTTGCCAACGATATCTTGCCAATTGCCTAATTGCTGTGAAAAATTTGATTCATAGCTTGCTGATTTCACATTTTTTTGTACTTTAGTTTGTATTCCTTCTGCACTTACTTGTTGATTGTTCCCCAACCCGATACCAATTAATAAACTACACCCTAATGTAACTGCTAATTTAGCTGACCAACTCTTCATTTTTCTCTCCTTTTTGGTTATTAAGTATACTTTTGAAGCAAAAAAATCTGCAAGAAAGGAGCATTCTTATTACGAACGATTCTTTCTTGCAGATCTGATTACGACCTTACGAGTACTTCATTCATTTTTTACAGATCGTTTAAGCTAAAATTCCAGCTGCGCTTAATGCAATCGAAAGAATCAAAATGATCCAGATCACACGTGTAGAGTTCAATTTCTTCTGCCCTAACATCCAGTAAGTCAATAAGACTAATAAAACTGGTACTAATGAAGGTAAGATGGCATCTAGTGTATCTTGAACAACCAACTCTACGCCGTTTTGTTTGTAAACGAAAGGAACCGTTGCTTTGATGACAGAAGGAATCAACGCACCAATAACAGTGATCCCTAAAACAGTTGCGGCATTCGTGAATGCAGTTAGTTTATTTTTTAATGTCGTAACTAATTTTACTCCTTGTTTATACCCAAGTGGCAATAACGCTGCTCGACCAAAGAGTAAAGCAATATTTGCGATGATCCAAATCACACAGCCAACGACTGATCCGCTTTGCGCCAACGTACCAGCAATCGAACCAAAAATCGTTCCCCAAATGACGTGGAATAATGAATCGCCTACCCCTGCGAGTGAACCCATCAACGCTGTTTTCAACGCCACGATCGTATCTTTTGCTTTGTATCCATCCTCTTCTTCGATCGCCACGTCGATCCCCATGATCAAGTTCCCGAAAATCGCATTCGTATTGAAAAATTGATTGTGGGTATTCATCATATCTTGTAACTGTGATTTGTCGTCGCCATAGAATTTTTTCAAGACAGGTAAGATCCCGTATAGGTACCCTGTACTCATCATACGTTCATAGTTCCAGTTCAATTGGCTTCCTAGGATATAACGCCAACTGATAACATTCAATTCTTTTTTCGTTAACTTTTGATTACTCATCGCCATCAAAACCTCCTTCAAGTGTTCCAGTCGTTGCTACTGTTTGAGTAACTGCTTCTTTTTCGTTATCACGTTTGAATACTAACATTGCAGCAATGACACCGATGATCGAAATACCAAGCATTGGTACTTGTAAATAAGCGGATAAGAAGAAACCTAAAAGCAAGTATGGAATATATTGTTTCGCTGGTAAATAATGCAATAGGATAGCTACCCCGACAACTGGTAGTACGCCACCTGCTGTACGTAATCCGTTCATCAACCATTCAGGTGTATTTTCGGTGATCGTAGATACTGCCGCATCACCGACTAATAACATCAACAAGATCGGGATTGCTCGAGAAAGCCCCCATAGAAATGAGCCAGATAATACTAAACGTGGAATGCTATTGATCCGCATATCTTCAATCGCACGATCCACACGATGGAGTAAAAAGACATTACAGAAACGTGCAACGACATCCAGTTGTAGCATTAGTAGCGATACTGGTACTGCCAGACCGATACCGTATTCGGCACCTTTGCCAGAAATCACAGCAAAAACCGTTCCTAAGACAGCACCTGTAAAGAAGTCAGGTACAGAAGCGCCACCAAAAGCCGCGATCCCTAACCGGATCAATTGAAGGGTTCCCCCTACCATCAATCCAGTTTCTAAATCTCCCATGATCATACCGGCGATCATTCCCGCAATTGCTGGTTGTGTCAACGTATTTGAAATAAGTGAATCATTGATTGCAATAAAAGCATAAACTGTAATAAGAATAATTTGATACATGGCTAAATGTTGCATGATTATTTCCTCCTAAATCACTTTCTTAGTTTTTCCATAAAATCGACGACTGGATCATTTGGCACTAATTGAGCAGTCACTTTTACATCTTTGGCGGCGATTGCTTCAAACACTGCCTCTTCTTCTTTCATAACTTTGATGCTTTTCGTGATTTCTCTTGCACCTTCTTTATGACTCATGTTTCCTACGTTGATTGCTGCTAGCTCGCCCCCCGCTTCTAAATACCGCAAGACATCGGTTGGGTTTTTAAAAAGTAGAAATATACGTTGTTTTCCATATTTGCCAGATTGAATGTTTTTTGCTGCTGCAGCGATCGTTAACACGGATAGGCGCATAGATGTAGGCGCTGCCATTCTTAATGAAGATTTTTGCAACGAATCCATTGCTGCCTCATCATTGATCACGATGATCCGTTGTGTATTCAAACTCGTAGACCAAATCCCTGCCACTTGTCCATGGATCAAGCGTTCATCGATCCGCACATTGACAATATTCGCTTTGCCTTTAAATTCTTTGTATTGATCCAAGTCTTCCTCTGCCGCTTTTGTTTCTTCCGCTTCAGTTGCGATCATCTTATTTTTGACATCAACGATACCGCCGCGTGCCAGGTCGATCAACGCTTCCGAAGTGGCTTGTGGATTAAGCGTCGCTTCCATAACTAAAGGTAACGACATCCCCGCAATGATCGTCACTTCTTCATCCTCTAAATAATGTCTCAGTGCAGTGTTACATGGGGTGCCACCTAATAGATCCGCAATAATCAAGGTCGATCCGTTAAGGGCTTTCATTTTCTCTGTTAATTCAGCTTCAAATTGTAAATTATCGCCATCTGGTCTTAAAGAAAGCGTATGGACATGTTCTTGCACGCCTACGATCATCTCTAAACTGGCTTTGACTCCTTCGGCCATGCTGCCATGACTGACCAATAAGATATTTCTCATCTCTCTTCCCCCTTAAATAAACATCTCAGCTACTTAACATGTTAGCTATTGATTACGTACACTATATCACATATCAACTGAAACGTAAACCTAACATCTTAACATATTATATTTTTTTCTTAGAAAATTTTGTTCGAGAATAAATACGTTGCCACAAATAAGTTAACATGTTATGGTATGATTAATTGGATACCGCTAAAAAAGGAGGTTTTATTTGGTGATTCCTAAATATGAACAAATTAAGCAAGAATTATTAGCTGAAATCAAAAACCATTTATTTGTTCCTGGAGATAAGTTCTACTCAGAAGCAGATATCAAGAAAAAATATTCTGTCAGCTCGATCACGGCCGTTAAAGCATTGAACGAACTAACAACAGCTGGCTATCTCTATCGTGTGCAAGGAAAAGGAACCTTTGTATCAAAATCAAAAGTCTCTCAATCCGTCAAATTCTCTGATATCGAATTACACTCATTAGATAAAGAAAAGGTGAATGTCGTTTCAATCGAAGAAGCGCAGGAACCTGAAATCTTAGAGGAACTAGGATTACCTAAAAACGGTTCTTATTATCGCATCAAACGAGTACGGTATTTTGATGATATCCCTTTCCTTGTGCATATCACTCATCTGCCAAAACGTTTGGTCAAGGAACCTATCAATAAAGACTTAGCCCATTACTCAAGCATTTATGAAAGGGTGAGAAAAGATTTCGGCATCGATCTCTTCTCACTTTCTTCTGTCGAAACAAATGAGATCGTCTTTCCTGATGATCCTGAGTTATTGAATCTATTGAAATTAAGCTTTCGCGAACCAGTCGTCAAACAAGTCAAGCATTCTTACCTTGCTGACCGCAGCGTAGCCGAATATATCATTAGCTACAAACACTGGAAATATTTCAAAACAAAAATCGAAGTAGAAGCAGAATAATCAAGGCTAAGCCTTGGTCCTCTTGTTTCCTCTCGACTTAAATAGACGATGGACTATCACTGTTTTTTTAACAACACTAGAAGGAATCAACGAAATCGTTCTCAGAGCTTTTTCGTCGATTCCTTCTTACTATTTTTATACTATAAAATTCATCTCTTTTAAAAATTATTAGTTATTTATATGGTAAGTTTTATGTTTTTTTCATTTTGCCATTCGCTTTTTCTGATTATTTAGGTTATACTAGTTTAAAGTTAATATGTTAACAAATTAAGAGGAGTGGTATGATGGGACTACAACAAACAAAAGATTCCCTTATTTCCCTAAGTAAGTCTATCGACGACACCTGGCTATCGAATCAAATCGATTGGTGTTGCCAAAAAATCGAACATAATATGACTCGCTACGGACTCGATTTCCCGTCGGCTTGTGCAACAAATGGTATCTATCGGATCAAACCTAACGATGACTGGACGAATGGCTTTTGGACAGGCATGCTGTGGTTAGCTTATGAATGGACGGGCAAGGAAAAATTCCTTGTGCGTGCAATGGAAAACATCCATAGTTTTAAAGATCGTTTAACGACACATCACGTATTAGATCATCACGATATCGGATTCTTATATAGTTTATCTGCTGGCGCAGGGTACCGTTTAACCGACAGCTTATTATGCAAGGAAGAACTACTGCAAGCCGCAGACGTGTTACTGGCACGATTTCAAGAAAAAGGGCAGTTCATTCAAGCTTGGGGTGCCTACGGTGATCCAAAAGAATATCGTTTGATCATTGATTCATTGATCAACTTGCCTTTATTATTCCAAGCTTCTGAAATCTCAGGGAACGATCTTTATCGAGAAACAGCTAAGAAACATTACGAAACAGTATTGCGCACAGTGGTCAGAGAAAACGCAACAACTTTCCACACGTATTATTTTGACTCCTTAACTGGCAAGCCTACTCACGGTGCTACACATCAAGGAAATAGCGATAACTCGATTTGGGCGCGTGGACAAAGCTGGGCTGTACTTGGTATTCCTTTAAATGAAAGTTACTTGAAATCTTCGGCTCTTCCTGCGAACTACGAAGCAATCGTCGATGTCTTTTTAACTCATTTGCCAAATGATCTTGTTCCTTATTGGGATTTTGATTTCAATGACGAGCAGCCTTCTGACAAAGACAGTTCCGCTTTAGCGATCACCGCCTGTGGATTATTGGAAGCCGCAAAAATGGAAGCGTATCCTCACGCGGAAGCACTAGCCAAAGGCATGGTCTATCAATTAGGCGAACACTACACCTCACAGTCAGAACCTGATAATGAAGGCTTATTACTACATGGCGTCTATGCACATGCAGAAGGAAAAGGAATCGATGAACCAAATCTTTGGGGCGACTATTTCTATTTAGAAGCCTTGATGCGTTTAGCAAAACCTTCGTGGAAAAAATATTGGTAAGGAGAACCCAACATGCAAACTTTTGAAATAAAAGAAGACTTTCTTTTAGATGGTCAGCCAATCAAATTGATCAGTGGCGCGATTCACTATTTCCGTCTTCCCCGCTCACAATGGGAAGATAGCTTGTATAACTTGAAAGCTTTAGGAGCAAACACCGTCGAAACCTACGTTCCTTGGAATATCCATGAGCCAAAAGAAGGGCAATTCGACTTCGAAGGAATGAACGATTTTACTGTTTTTGTTGAACTAGCTCAACAACTCGGCTTGATGGTCATTTTACGCCCTTCTGTATATATTTGTGCAGAATGGGAATTTGGCGGTCTACCCGCTTGGTTATTAAAGGAACCAGGAATCCGTTTACGTTCGACTGATGAACGATTCATGGCAAAAGTCAAAAATTACTATGATGTGTTACTACCGAAGATCGTTCCTCTACAAATCACACACGGTGGCCCTGTCATCATGTTCCAAATCGAAAATGAATATGGTTCGTACGGAATGGAAAAAGCGTATCTTCGTGAAACGAAAAAACTACTGGAAAATGCAGGGATCACTGTTCCGCTATTTACTTCCGATGGCGCTTGGAACGAAGTATTGGACGCTGGAACTTTGATTGAAGATGATGTGTTCGTCACTGGTAATTTTGGTAGTCATTCAAAGGAGAACAGTGCGGTATTACAAGCATTTTTTGATAAACATGGAAAAAAATGGCCATTGATGTGTATGGAATATTGGGATGGTTGGTTCAACCGTTGGGGTGAGCCGATCATCAAGCGAGAAGCGCAAGATCTAGCCAATGAAGTCAAAGATATGTTGGAAGTTGGCTCTTTGAATCTCTATATGTTCCATGGAGGAACCAATTTTGGGTTTAACAATGGTTGTTCCGCTCGTGGAAATACCGATTTGCCACAATTGACTAGCTACGACTACGATGCGTTACTCACTGAAGCTGGTGAGCCTACAGAAAAATATTATGCTGTCCAAAAAGCAATCAAAGAAGTTTGCCCAGACGTTTGGCAGGCAGAGCCACGAAAAAAAAGATTAGATTCTCTTGGAAGTTATCCAGTGGATGCAAGTGTTTCATTATTCAAAACAAAAGAACAACTAACAAAACCTGTACCTGCTGCCTATCCTTTAACGATGGAGCAAGTCAGTAATGGGTATGGCTACGTCTTATATTCCTTAGCACTGAAAAACTATCACCATGAAAATAAAGTTCGGATCATTGAGGCAAGTGATCGAGTTTCTGTTTATGTGGACGAAACCTATCAATTGACGCAAGACCAAACAACGATTGGTGAAGAGTTCATGATCCAAGGAAAGACAGAAAACCAAGAAATTCAATTAGATGTCTTAGTAGAAAATCATGGAAGAGTCAATTATGGCTCAAAATTGAATAATCCGACCCAAACCAAAGGGATCCGTGGTGGAATCATGCAAGATATCCATTTCCATCAAGGGTATCTTCACTATCCTTTACCACTAACAGCCGACCAACTTCAGTTGATCGACTATCAAGCTGGTAAAAATCCGGCTCATCCTTCGTTTTACCAAGTATCATTTGACGTAAAAGAGCCTGTGGATACGTATATTGATTGTTCCGCCTATGGCAAAGGGGTAGTTTTTGTTAACGGAATCAACCTTGGTCGCTATTGGAACCGCGGACCGATCTATTCGCTTTATTGTCCAAAAGATTTTCTTAATCAAGGAAAAAATGAAGTAGTGATTTTCGAAACAGAAGGCGTTGAGATCCATTCATTGGATTTTCTGGCAGAACCGAAAGTTGAACAAAGTGATAAATAAAGAAAAGCAAAAAAGACGAGGATCATCATCCTAACCATTGGATGATGATCCTCGTCTTTTTTTACTATCAGTTACTCATGTTCTAATTCAATTTTCTTCGGTTGCTCTTCATCTGGCACTTGTTCGAATTTGCGTAATAAGTAAATCTTACGGATATTCAATACTAGCGTTTTGATTACCGCATACACAGGGATACAGATCAACATTCCCATGATTCCAGCAACACTTCCAGCACCGATCAATACCAAGATGATCGTGAGCGGATGGATGTTCATCGTTTTTCCAAATAGTAACGGTTTGATCACATTCCCATCCAATTGTTGGATCACGAGAATAGAAAGTGCCATATAAAGTGCTTGGAATGGTGAAACAAACAAGCCGACAATAATGGCTGGTACTGCGCCGATAAAAGGGCCAACATACGGGATGATGTTCGTGATCCCGCAAATAACTGCCAACAGCAAACTATACGGCTGCTTAAAGATCGTCATCGCAATAAAACTCATGACACCAATGATCACCGCATCAACGATCGTACTGCTGATATAAGCAGACAAAGTCTCATTCAACTCTCTCACCGTTTGTCGCAACTCTCCTCGTATTGCTTGTGGAAAGAACGGGGATAACGCATCAATGAATTTATGTCCATCTTTGAACATAAATAACAAAATAAACGGTACGGTAAACAACAAAATGAAAAATTGCATCATAAAGGAAAAGATTCTTGAAACACTACCTGTCAGACTAACTAACAGAATATTGAACAAGTTACTTAACGATAAATTTGCAGAAGCAAATTGCTCTTCCAGATTCAATGAGCGAAATTCTTCTCGTTGCATGATATCAGTCAACCAACGACTGGTTTCATCAGCATATGCAGGGATGCTCCTAGTCAATTGCACCGCTTGATCTGCCAACTGTGGTAAGACGTTCATGATTGTCAAAAAGACGACCACTAATAAAACGATCAACGTCAGGATATAGCCCAACACTCGAGGAACTCGATGTTTTTCTAAAAACAAGACAACTGGATTAAACATGTAATAAAAAAATCCAGCAATAATCAATGGCATGATGATTGCAGATGCCATTCTTAGGATAGGGTGAAACACATTTGGCATACGTAAAATAAAGAAAACGCCAATAATCGTTAAGACTAATTCCACTGTCCAAAACAATAATTTTGACTCTTTGAACCTTGAATACATAGATATCCTCCAAATTTCATTCTTACAGATACTTCTATTTTATCATTTATCCATCGATAAAGCGCTATTTTTCCATTAATTTCTTGTTATTTAAAAAAAGTGATTACTCACTTTGTCAGACTAACCAGATGTAATTTGGTGATATTTTTATAGGTGGATAACTCCTCGATCACTTCTGCATAAGTCAAGCCTTTTGGTAAATCGATCGTATAAACATTTTTATAAATACGGTAATCATCAATAAATTTCACATCAAAATTGACATCCTCGATCGTGATGTTTCTTTTCTCAAAGTATTCATTCAAAAAATCCTTTGTTTCTTTTCGATGAATAAATTGGATGACTAATTTTTTTGTTGTTGGTACGTGGATGATTCGTTTCACCACAGTCAACGCAAAGACGATGCCCACAAAACTAATGAGTGCGATCGCATAAAAGCCCATGCCAATCGCGATCCCCAAGCCTGCAATTGCCCAAAGAGACGCTGCGGTCGTTAAGCCGGTCACTGATTGTTTCGTGACAATGATCGTACCTGCTCCTAAAAAACCGACGCCACTAACAACTTGTGCGATCAGACGTGCTTCATCTGAACGGAGGGTCCCTACTAATTCAGGATACTCTAACGCATTTCTCAACGCACCACTGGCAATTTCAACTTGGATCAACGCAATGATACAAGCACCCATACAAACTAAAATATGTGTACGCATCCCTGCTGGTCGATTTTTATATTGTCGTTCAAAACCAATTGCTCCGCCAAACAGCAATGCAATACTTAATCGTATAATAATTTCTGGTATCGATAAAACCATATCTTCCATAACTATCCCCTCCCCTTATCAAATATAGCACGAGTAAAAAAAACAAACAAAATATAACTATTTGTTTATTGATCAAATAAAAAAACAGCCACTGTGGCGAATCATCTGATTTGTATCAAATGATTCCCAGTGACTGCTGTCTTTTTTTATAATTTGCTTGCTGCTTCTTCGTCAATAATGACTACAACATCTGCATGATTTTGCAAAGCACTTGCCGGCATCTCTGTTGTAACCGGACCGTTGATCATGCCTTTGATCGCTTCTGCTTTATTTTCTCCATACGCCATCAAGACGATTTTTTTGCTGTTTAAAATTGAACCAATCCCCATAGAAACGGCTTTTGTTGGTACATCTTCTACTTTGTCAAAGAATCGTTTGTTTGCATTGATCGTTGATTCTGTTAAATCGACAACGCTTGTTTTTCCATCAAATGGCGCGCCAGGTTCATTAAACCCGATGTGGCCGTTTTGACCGATTCCTAAGATTTGGATATCGATTGGATGTTCTTCAATGATTCGATCGTATGATTGGCAAGCCTCAACTAAATCAGCTGCTTTTCCATCAGGTACAAACGTTTCTTTGAATGGCTTTTTGTCGAATAATTCAACATTCATAAAATGACGGTAGCTTTGATCATCTGATCCGCCTAATCCTACATATTCATCCAAGTTAACAGAAGTCATGTTACTGAAATCCATGTCGCTTGAAGTCATTTCTTTATATAAAGTGATTGGCGTGCTTCCTGTTGCTAAACCTAGAACTTTCGCACCATTTTCCATTCCATTTTTAATTATCTCAAAAGCTTTTTTTCCGCCTTCTTCAGCATTTTTCACACGAATGATTTCCATAACGATTACTCCTTTTATTTTGGTATAGCCCAATTATAGCATCTTTATTTCAAAATGACAATATCTGTATAGACCAAATAGAGAAAAAATATTTATTACACGAGTAATTAGCATTATTTCCCTTACTATAATAATTACCTGATAATTTGAAAATTAATAGTAGATAAACAAAACTGATCACATAATCTTCTAGTTAAGAGAATGACTCTAGCTGGTCTTGAAATTCTGTTGAAAGAATATGGATCGATGGTTTCTTTTTTATCTGTACAACTAGTTTTTTTTCGATTAAATTTTGACTGATTTGTTTTAGTTTAGGATAAGATATGTTAAGGTGCTTTCTTAATTCTATATCCGTAATATATTCATTTACCTCATTATATAAATGACCTTGAATCAGTACAAATAGTACTTCAACCGTATCTTTGTCTTTCAAATCTAATTTATTAAGGACATTAACTGCACTATCTAATTTAGCTTTTGCTGTCTGTAACTCTTCGATTACTTTTGTTTGTCCATTAATAATCAATTGATACATATTTTGGACAAACAAAGTCAAATCCGCTTTATTTCTCGGATTTGAAACTTCTGCAAATAACTTTCCATAAGTTTTTTTGTCATGTGTGATCGCATTTGAAATTGTGATTCCTGTTAAAAAATCTAATTTTCTAGAAAGATAATTTGAAATTAAAAATCTTCCCATCCGACCATTACCATCGTAGAAAGGATGAATATACTCAAAATAGTAATGTGTAATCACGCATTTTAATAAAAAAGGAATATCTTTCCTGTTCATAAATAAAACGAGATTATTTAAATCTCTTATTATTGTTTCCTCATTAGGATTACCTTGATGAACTCGTTTATCCTCAGATCCTATATAGACTACTTCCTTTCTGAATAACTGACCATCTGGTTGATCCTCTTCTGGAATATCTTTACTAAATAATTCATCGTATATATTTCTTATTTTCACAATATCATGAATTTCTTCATACTCAGATTCACCCAAGTTCATGTACATATTTACTATTCCTTTAAATCTAACTATTTCATCACTATTTCTTTTCCTAATTGCTGTTCCGATTTCTTTTCTTGTACTTCGCACACCTTCAATATCATTTGTTGACTTTATTTCATCAATAATTTGAGAATTAAAAATATTTCTCTGGATAATTGGGGGAAGCATACTAATATATCTTTCAATTTCTGATGAATTTTTTTGAATTTTTTCTTTCAGGTTTTCATGTTCTAATAATGGTATGTAAAACAACTCATAACTTTCTGTTGTAATCCGCTGCTGCCGATCAAAAGGATGGATATTAAGTCCAGTCTTAAAAGTGGAAAAAAAGTTAAACCTAAGCTGATATTCT from Enterococcus sp. DIV1094 includes these protein-coding regions:
- a CDS encoding PTS system mannose/fructose/sorbose family transporter subunit IID is translated as MSNQKLTKKELNVISWRYILGSQLNWNYERMMSTGYLYGILPVLKKFYGDDKSQLQDMMNTHNQFFNTNAIFGNLIMGIDVAIEEEDGYKAKDTIVALKTALMGSLAGVGDSLFHVIWGTIFGSIAGTLAQSGSVVGCVIWIIANIALLFGRAALLPLGYKQGVKLVTTLKNKLTAFTNAATVLGITVIGALIPSVIKATVPFVYKQNGVELVVQDTLDAILPSLVPVLLVLLTYWMLGQKKLNSTRVIWIILILSIALSAAGILA
- a CDS encoding PTS mannose/fructose/sorbose/N-acetylgalactosamine transporter subunit IIC; protein product: MQHLAMYQIILITVYAFIAINDSLISNTLTQPAIAGMIAGMIMGDLETGLMVGGTLQLIRLGIAAFGGASVPDFFTGAVLGTVFAVISGKGAEYGIGLAVPVSLLMLQLDVVARFCNVFLLHRVDRAIEDMRINSIPRLVLSGSFLWGLSRAIPILLMLLVGDAAVSTITENTPEWLMNGLRTAGGVLPVVGVAILLHYLPAKQYIPYLLLGFFLSAYLQVPMLGISIIGVIAAMLVFKRDNEKEAVTQTVATTGTLEGGFDGDE
- a CDS encoding PTS mannose/fructose/sorbose transporter subunit IIAB; translated protein: MRNILLVSHGSMAEGVKASLEMIVGVQEHVHTLSLRPDGDNLQFEAELTEKMKALNGSTLIIADLLGGTPCNTALRHYLEDEEVTIIAGMSLPLVMEATLNPQATSEALIDLARGGIVDVKNKMIATEAEETKAAEEDLDQYKEFKGKANIVNVRIDERLIHGQVAGIWSTSLNTQRIIVINDEAAMDSLQKSSLRMAAPTSMRLSVLTIAAAAKNIQSGKYGKQRIFLLFKNPTDVLRYLEAGGELAAINVGNMSHKEGAREITKSIKVMKEEEAVFEAIAAKDVKVTAQLVPNDPVVDFMEKLRK
- a CDS encoding UTRA domain-containing protein translates to MIPKYEQIKQELLAEIKNHLFVPGDKFYSEADIKKKYSVSSITAVKALNELTTAGYLYRVQGKGTFVSKSKVSQSVKFSDIELHSLDKEKVNVVSIEEAQEPEILEELGLPKNGSYYRIKRVRYFDDIPFLVHITHLPKRLVKEPINKDLAHYSSIYERVRKDFGIDLFSLSSVETNEIVFPDDPELLNLLKLSFREPVVKQVKHSYLADRSVAEYIISYKHWKYFKTKIEVEAE
- a CDS encoding glycoside hydrolase family 88 protein; amino-acid sequence: MGLQQTKDSLISLSKSIDDTWLSNQIDWCCQKIEHNMTRYGLDFPSACATNGIYRIKPNDDWTNGFWTGMLWLAYEWTGKEKFLVRAMENIHSFKDRLTTHHVLDHHDIGFLYSLSAGAGYRLTDSLLCKEELLQAADVLLARFQEKGQFIQAWGAYGDPKEYRLIIDSLINLPLLFQASEISGNDLYRETAKKHYETVLRTVVRENATTFHTYYFDSLTGKPTHGATHQGNSDNSIWARGQSWAVLGIPLNESYLKSSALPANYEAIVDVFLTHLPNDLVPYWDFDFNDEQPSDKDSSALAITACGLLEAAKMEAYPHAEALAKGMVYQLGEHYTSQSEPDNEGLLLHGVYAHAEGKGIDEPNLWGDYFYLEALMRLAKPSWKKYW
- a CDS encoding glycoside hydrolase family 35 protein encodes the protein MQTFEIKEDFLLDGQPIKLISGAIHYFRLPRSQWEDSLYNLKALGANTVETYVPWNIHEPKEGQFDFEGMNDFTVFVELAQQLGLMVILRPSVYICAEWEFGGLPAWLLKEPGIRLRSTDERFMAKVKNYYDVLLPKIVPLQITHGGPVIMFQIENEYGSYGMEKAYLRETKKLLENAGITVPLFTSDGAWNEVLDAGTLIEDDVFVTGNFGSHSKENSAVLQAFFDKHGKKWPLMCMEYWDGWFNRWGEPIIKREAQDLANEVKDMLEVGSLNLYMFHGGTNFGFNNGCSARGNTDLPQLTSYDYDALLTEAGEPTEKYYAVQKAIKEVCPDVWQAEPRKKRLDSLGSYPVDASVSLFKTKEQLTKPVPAAYPLTMEQVSNGYGYVLYSLALKNYHHENKVRIIEASDRVSVYVDETYQLTQDQTTIGEEFMIQGKTENQEIQLDVLVENHGRVNYGSKLNNPTQTKGIRGGIMQDIHFHQGYLHYPLPLTADQLQLIDYQAGKNPAHPSFYQVSFDVKEPVDTYIDCSAYGKGVVFVNGINLGRYWNRGPIYSLYCPKDFLNQGKNEVVIFETEGVEIHSLDFLAEPKVEQSDK
- a CDS encoding AI-2E family transporter, whose product is MYSRFKESKLLFWTVELVLTIIGVFFILRMPNVFHPILRMASAIIMPLIIAGFFYYMFNPVVLFLEKHRVPRVLGYILTLIVLLVVVFLTIMNVLPQLADQAVQLTRSIPAYADETSRWLTDIMQREEFRSLNLEEQFASANLSLSNLFNILLVSLTGSVSRIFSFMMQFFILLFTVPFILLFMFKDGHKFIDALSPFFPQAIRGELRQTVRELNETLSAYISSTIVDAVIIGVMSFIAMTIFKQPYSLLLAVICGITNIIPYVGPFIGAVPAIIVGLFVSPFQALYMALSILVIQQLDGNVIKPLLFGKTMNIHPLTIILVLIGAGSVAGIMGMLICIPVYAVIKTLVLNIRKIYLLRKFEQVPDEEQPKKIELEHE
- a CDS encoding MgtC/SapB family protein gives rise to the protein MEDMVLSIPEIIIRLSIALLFGGAIGFERQYKNRPAGMRTHILVCMGACIIALIQVEIASGALRNALEYPELVGTLRSDEARLIAQVVSGVGFLGAGTIIVTKQSVTGLTTAASLWAIAGLGIAIGMGFYAIALISFVGIVFALTVVKRIIHVPTTKKLVIQFIHRKETKDFLNEYFEKRNITIEDVNFDVKFIDDYRIYKNVYTIDLPKGLTYAEVIEELSTYKNITKLHLVSLTK
- the nagB gene encoding glucosamine-6-phosphate deaminase, with the protein product MEIIRVKNAEEGGKKAFEIIKNGMENGAKVLGLATGSTPITLYKEMTSSDMDFSNMTSVNLDEYVGLGGSDDQSYRHFMNVELFDKKPFKETFVPDGKAADLVEACQSYDRIIEEHPIDIQILGIGQNGHIGFNEPGAPFDGKTSVVDLTESTINANKRFFDKVEDVPTKAVSMGIGSILNSKKIVLMAYGENKAEAIKGMINGPVTTEMPASALQNHADVVVIIDEEAASKL
- a CDS encoding Fic family protein — protein: MSYKPLKITFYENRNKFEEEYQLRFNFFSTFKTGLNIHPFDRQQRITTESYELFYIPLLEHENLKEKIQKNSSEIERYISMLPPIIQRNIFNSQIIDEIKSTNDIEGVRSTRKEIGTAIRKRNSDEIVRFKGIVNMYMNLGESEYEEIHDIVKIRNIYDELFSKDIPEEDQPDGQLFRKEVVYIGSEDKRVHQGNPNEETIIRDLNNLVLFMNRKDIPFLLKCVITHYYFEYIHPFYDGNGRMGRFLISNYLSRKLDFLTGITISNAITHDKKTYGKLFAEVSNPRNKADLTLFVQNMYQLIINGQTKVIEELQTAKAKLDSAVNVLNKLDLKDKDTVEVLFVLIQGHLYNEVNEYITDIELRKHLNISYPKLKQISQNLIEKKLVVQIKKKPSIHILSTEFQDQLESFS